In Gossypium arboreum isolate Shixiya-1 chromosome 5, ASM2569848v2, whole genome shotgun sequence, a single genomic region encodes these proteins:
- the LOC108453729 gene encoding ras-related protein RABA1c translates to MAGYRAEDDYDFLFKVVLIGDSGVGKSNLLSRFTRNEFSLESKSTIGVEFATRSLNVDGKVIKAQIWDTAGQERYRAITSAYYRGAVGALLVYDVTRHSTFENVERWLRELRDHTDPNIVVMLIGNKSDLRHLVAVPTEDAKSFAEKESLYFMETSALEATNVENAFAEVLTQIYHIVSKKAMETSDEGAASAVPSKGEKIDVGKDVSAIKKGGCCSS, encoded by the exons ATGGCTGGTTACAGGGCAGAGGATGACTACGACTTCCTTTTCAAGGTGGTGCTGATCGGTGATTCGGGAGTAGGCAAGTCTAACCTTCTCTCAAGGTTCACCAGGAACGAGTTTAGCCTCGAGTCCAAGTCCACTATTGGCGTTGAGTTCGCTACTCGTAGCTTGAATGTTGATGGTAAGGTCATCAAGGCTCAGATTTGGGACACTGCTGGTCAAGAAAG GTACCGTGCCATCACAAGTGCCTATTACCGAGGAGCTGTTGGTGCGCTACTTGTGTACGATGTGACCCGACACTCCACGTTTGAAAATGTGGAGAGGTGGTTAAGAGAGTTGAGGGATCACACGGATCCCAACATCGTGGTCATGCTCATAGGCAACAAATCAGATCTCCGACACCTTGTGGCTGTCCCAACTGAGGATGCAAAATCCTTTGCGGAGAAAGAATCCCTCTACTTCATGGAAACTTCAGCCCTGGAAGCAACAAACGTGGAAAACGCATTTGCAGAAGTGCTGACACAGATCTATCACATAGTAAGCAAGAAGGCAATGGAGACAAGTGATGAAGGGGCTGCTTCAGCTGTTCCATCCAAGGGGGAGAAAATTGATGTCGGTAAAGACGTGTCTGCAATAAAGAAAGGGGGTTGCTGCTCGAGCTAA
- the LOC108452173 gene encoding probable WRKY transcription factor 65 isoform X2 encodes MDAGDPSFNKASNPYVTEQELEDNDNASSETGAESPPSTTFNDIKLSPKKGRSIQKRVVSVPIKDVEGSRFKGESAPPSDSWAWRKYGQKPIKGSPYPRGYYRCSSSKGCPARKQVERSHVDPKMLVITYSCEHNHPWPASRHNTAAAKQAAAAAKAAAAAEASTATVTAVKNEPSTSQADMEQESGTEERFTDLTEDSILTTRDEFAWFGEMETTSSTVLESPLFTERDDCDADVAMVFPMKEEDESLFADLGELPECSFVFRHQRNVGPRVGIC; translated from the exons ATGGACGCTGGTGATCCTAGTTTCAACAAAGCTAGTAACCCTTATGTTACTGAGCAAGAGTTAGAAGATAACGACAACGCTTCATCAGAAACCGGCGCTGAGTCTCCTCCTTCTACCACTTTCAACGACATCAAACTCTCTCCTAAAAAAGG GAGATCCATACAGAAAAGAGTTGTGTCAGTGCCTATCAAGGACGTTGAAGGTTCCCGCTTTAAAGGTGAGAGTGCTCCACCATCCGATTCTTGGGCTTGGCGAAAGTACGGCCAAAAACCCATCAAAGGCTCTCCTTATCCCAG AGGTTATTATCGGTGTAGTAGCTCGAAGGGATGTCCGGCAAGGAAACAAGTCGAGAGGAGTCATGTGGACCCTAAAATGTTAGTGATCACGTACTCCTGCGAACACAATCACCCTTGGCCCGCTTCTAGACACAATACCGCCGCCGCTAAGCAAGCTGCTGCGGCGGCGAAGGCAGCGGCTGCAGCGGAGGCATCAACCGCAACTGTAACAGCTGTAAAGAACGAGCCATCTACGTCGCAGGCCGACATGGAACAGGAATCAGGGACCGAAGAGAGGTTCACTGATTTGACGGAGGACTCGATTCTTACAACAAGGGACGAATTTGCTTGGTTCGGGGAGATGGAAACGACATCGTCGACGGTTCTGGAGAGCCCCCTGTTTACAGAAAGGGATGACTGCGATGCCGACGTGGCGATGGTCTTCCCGATGAAGGAAGAGGACGAGTCGTTATTCGCCGATCTGGGCGAGTTGCCTGAGTGCTCCTTTGTGTTTAGGCATCAACGGAATGTGGGACCACGGGTTGGGATCTGCTGA
- the LOC108452173 gene encoding probable WRKY transcription factor 65 isoform X1 produces the protein MDAGDPSFNKASNPYVTEQELEDNDNASSETGAESPPSTTFNDIKLSPKKGRRSIQKRVVSVPIKDVEGSRFKGESAPPSDSWAWRKYGQKPIKGSPYPRGYYRCSSSKGCPARKQVERSHVDPKMLVITYSCEHNHPWPASRHNTAAAKQAAAAAKAAAAAEASTATVTAVKNEPSTSQADMEQESGTEERFTDLTEDSILTTRDEFAWFGEMETTSSTVLESPLFTERDDCDADVAMVFPMKEEDESLFADLGELPECSFVFRHQRNVGPRVGIC, from the exons ATGGACGCTGGTGATCCTAGTTTCAACAAAGCTAGTAACCCTTATGTTACTGAGCAAGAGTTAGAAGATAACGACAACGCTTCATCAGAAACCGGCGCTGAGTCTCCTCCTTCTACCACTTTCAACGACATCAAACTCTCTCCTAAAAAAGG TAGGAGATCCATACAGAAAAGAGTTGTGTCAGTGCCTATCAAGGACGTTGAAGGTTCCCGCTTTAAAGGTGAGAGTGCTCCACCATCCGATTCTTGGGCTTGGCGAAAGTACGGCCAAAAACCCATCAAAGGCTCTCCTTATCCCAG AGGTTATTATCGGTGTAGTAGCTCGAAGGGATGTCCGGCAAGGAAACAAGTCGAGAGGAGTCATGTGGACCCTAAAATGTTAGTGATCACGTACTCCTGCGAACACAATCACCCTTGGCCCGCTTCTAGACACAATACCGCCGCCGCTAAGCAAGCTGCTGCGGCGGCGAAGGCAGCGGCTGCAGCGGAGGCATCAACCGCAACTGTAACAGCTGTAAAGAACGAGCCATCTACGTCGCAGGCCGACATGGAACAGGAATCAGGGACCGAAGAGAGGTTCACTGATTTGACGGAGGACTCGATTCTTACAACAAGGGACGAATTTGCTTGGTTCGGGGAGATGGAAACGACATCGTCGACGGTTCTGGAGAGCCCCCTGTTTACAGAAAGGGATGACTGCGATGCCGACGTGGCGATGGTCTTCCCGATGAAGGAAGAGGACGAGTCGTTATTCGCCGATCTGGGCGAGTTGCCTGAGTGCTCCTTTGTGTTTAGGCATCAACGGAATGTGGGACCACGGGTTGGGATCTGCTGA